From the genome of Polyangiaceae bacterium, one region includes:
- the preA gene encoding NAD-dependent dihydropyrimidine dehydrogenase subunit PreA: MPDLTTNCAGIRSPNPFWLASAPPANSGAQIQRAFDHGWGGAVWKTLGQPIQNVSSRFGAVGYGGKSAIGFNNIELITDRPLETNFREIYETKKKYPKHAVVVSLMVETKEEWQDIIKRSIDAGADGLELNFGCPHGMCERGMGSAVGQEPTVNERITSWAKEYSSVPVLVKLTPNVGDIVPHGLAAKRGGADGVSLINTIKSIIGVDIDRFVPNPRVGSASTNGGYCGAAVRPIALHMVAQLSRCEKFGLPISGIGGITNWRDAVEFLLLGSSSVQVCTEVMLRGYRIVEDMIEGLEEYMRAHQFEKLDDFIGKAVPGYSEWGDLDLNYETVAKIDEKACIGCQVCVVACHDGAHQCIHPPTNGATATRVPVIDESECVGCNLCQIVCPVPGCIDMVPVDNGFSPASWNQHVLDGARLRPKKGAH, translated from the coding sequence ATGCCTGATCTGACGACGAACTGCGCGGGGATCCGCTCCCCCAATCCTTTTTGGCTCGCCTCCGCTCCCCCCGCGAACTCCGGCGCTCAGATCCAGCGTGCCTTCGATCACGGTTGGGGCGGTGCGGTGTGGAAGACTTTGGGCCAGCCGATCCAGAACGTGTCCAGTCGCTTCGGCGCCGTGGGCTACGGCGGCAAGAGCGCCATCGGCTTCAACAACATCGAGCTGATCACGGACCGTCCTTTGGAGACGAACTTCCGTGAGATCTACGAGACCAAGAAGAAGTACCCCAAGCACGCCGTCGTGGTGTCGCTGATGGTGGAAACCAAGGAAGAGTGGCAGGACATCATCAAGCGCAGCATCGATGCGGGCGCCGATGGTCTGGAGCTGAACTTCGGCTGTCCCCACGGCATGTGCGAGCGCGGCATGGGTTCCGCCGTTGGGCAGGAGCCCACGGTCAACGAGCGCATCACCAGCTGGGCCAAGGAGTACTCCAGTGTTCCGGTGCTGGTGAAGCTGACGCCCAACGTGGGCGACATCGTGCCCCACGGTCTGGCCGCCAAGCGTGGCGGCGCCGATGGCGTGTCTCTGATCAACACGATCAAGAGCATCATCGGCGTGGACATCGATCGCTTCGTACCGAACCCGCGCGTGGGCAGCGCCAGCACCAACGGCGGCTACTGCGGCGCCGCGGTGCGCCCCATCGCGTTGCACATGGTGGCCCAGCTTTCTCGCTGCGAGAAATTCGGCCTACCCATCAGCGGCATCGGCGGCATCACCAATTGGCGCGACGCCGTGGAGTTCTTGCTGCTCGGCTCCAGCAGCGTGCAGGTCTGCACCGAGGTCATGCTGCGTGGCTATCGCATCGTGGAGGACATGATCGAGGGCCTCGAGGAGTACATGCGGGCGCACCAATTCGAGAAGCTCGACGACTTCATTGGCAAGGCCGTGCCGGGCTACAGCGAGTGGGGCGATCTCGATCTGAACTACGAGACCGTCGCGAAGATCGACGAAAAGGCCTGCATCGGCTGCCAGGTCTGCGTGGTGGCTTGCCACGACGGCGCCCACCAATGCATCCACCCGCCCACGAACGGCGCGACCGCGACGCGGGTTCCCGTCATCGACGAGAGCGAATGCGTCGGCTGCAACCTGTGTCAGATCGTATGCCCGGTGCCGGGCTGCATCGACATGGTGCCTGTCGACAACGGGTTCTCGCCCGCCAGCTGGAACCAGCACGTGCTGGACGGCGCCAGGCTACGGCCGAAAAAGGGCGCGCACTAG
- a CDS encoding FAD-dependent oxidoreductase, which produces MMLKKVPADRSESVFADFKTAYTPRQAEVEANRCLYCSDAPCIAKCPTKINIPEFIRKIATGNVKGSARTIFESNILGMSCARVCPVEVLCVGDCVYNAMGVPPIQIGKLQRYATDAAFDRGDRFFEAGAATGKSVGLIGAGPASLAAAHELRRLGHACTVYEKRDVVGGLNTTGVAPYKMRADRALQEVEWVLGIGGVELKTGVEVGKDVSLAELDKKHDALFIGFGLGPDTALQVPGSNLSGIHGAVDFIEQFKLGSAKLDGVTTALVIGGGNTAVDAVREAKGLGVPQATLVYRGQEAKMPGYAHEWAAAKVEGCSALWQALPVAFEGNGRVERVKCIRLDDTKKPIAGTEFTVSAELVLLAIGQSKLGDLLSSLDGVRVERGRVVVDDQGRTGRPGIFAGGDCANGGKEVVNAAAEGKAAARAIHDYLMGGKNA; this is translated from the coding sequence ATGATGCTGAAGAAAGTACCCGCCGATCGAAGCGAGTCCGTGTTTGCGGACTTCAAGACCGCCTACACGCCGCGACAGGCGGAAGTGGAGGCGAACCGCTGCCTGTATTGCTCCGATGCGCCCTGCATCGCGAAGTGTCCGACGAAGATCAACATCCCGGAGTTCATACGCAAGATCGCGACGGGCAACGTAAAGGGCTCGGCTCGCACCATCTTCGAATCGAACATCTTGGGCATGAGCTGCGCCCGCGTCTGCCCCGTCGAAGTGCTGTGCGTGGGTGACTGCGTGTACAACGCCATGGGAGTGCCACCGATCCAGATCGGAAAGCTGCAGCGCTATGCGACGGATGCCGCCTTCGATCGCGGCGACCGCTTCTTCGAAGCCGGCGCGGCCACCGGCAAGAGCGTGGGCCTGATTGGCGCCGGACCGGCAAGCCTAGCGGCAGCCCACGAACTGCGTCGTTTGGGGCATGCCTGCACCGTCTACGAAAAGCGTGACGTAGTGGGCGGGCTGAACACCACGGGCGTGGCGCCGTACAAGATGCGAGCCGATCGCGCCCTGCAAGAGGTGGAGTGGGTGCTCGGCATCGGCGGCGTCGAGCTGAAGACGGGCGTCGAGGTAGGCAAGGACGTGAGCCTTGCTGAGCTTGACAAGAAGCACGACGCGCTGTTCATCGGCTTCGGCCTCGGGCCGGACACGGCCCTGCAGGTCCCCGGCAGCAACCTTTCCGGCATCCACGGCGCCGTCGACTTCATCGAACAGTTCAAGCTCGGCAGCGCCAAGCTCGACGGAGTCACGACCGCCCTCGTCATCGGCGGCGGCAACACCGCCGTCGACGCCGTGCGCGAAGCCAAGGGCCTCGGCGTGCCGCAGGCAACGCTGGTGTACCGTGGACAAGAAGCGAAGATGCCGGGCTACGCCCACGAGTGGGCCGCCGCGAAAGTCGAGGGCTGCAGCGCCCTGTGGCAGGCGCTCCCGGTAGCCTTCGAAGGCAACGGCCGCGTGGAGCGGGTCAAGTGCATTCGCCTGGACGACACGAAGAAGCCCATTGCTGGCACCGAGTTCACCGTGTCTGCAGAGTTGGTGCTGCTCGCCATTGGCCAGAGCAAGCTCGGCGACCTGCTGTCGAGTCTCGACGGCGTGCGCGTCGAGCGCGGTCGCGTCGTGGTCGACGATCAGGGCCGCACGGGGCGCCCCGGCATCTTCGCTGGCGGCGACTGCGCCAACGGCGGCAAAGAAGTGGTCAATGCCGCCGCGGAAGGCAAGGCGGCTGCACGCGCCATCCACGACTACCTGATGGGAGGCAAAAATGCCTGA
- a CDS encoding SBBP repeat-containing protein has translation MRQMLATRFLTVLALALGACGSDDSTEATSGSAGQTGSSGAAGGGSAGFGGSTAGSGGSAAGGAAGTSGAPMVGGAAGAGGTAGSSGGGAAGSGGSGGGTGATGGTGTGGTAAQTWVSFLGGSDFEQARDVAVDPQGNIVVVGGTRSKNFPVTAGAYDTTFASGGSALGNGGPMDVFVAKLSPTGKLLWATYVGGPNYDRAYAVETDAKGDIYVGGRAGQQFPTTPGVLQPSFAGDNTVNALYGPQDGFVLKLSSDGKQLIWSTYFGGPGREFLRDLAVDATGATYPGLAAVGPGFPHVTLGAFDTSHNGGYDNAVAKLSADGKTLVWGTYLGGSKDESPPSVRIHSSGQVYVGGGSSSANMPVTAGAFQSKLAGGFDYYFARLSSDGKTLHACTYYGGTGNENTETHTLAIDPQGNAVFGAVTLSPDLPMTLGALQPARKGTADAFVAKMSPNGNTLVAATYLGGNSTDGIQGVAVDSAGNVYVGGTTSSADLPVTANAYQSKHGGGIDAWAARLSPGLSQITYLTYLGGPADDEGRSLWIDASGNIASIGQSASQALPTTPGAFQSKYAGGTDDAFVARFVP, from the coding sequence ATGAGGCAGATGCTCGCCACGCGTTTTCTTACCGTCCTTGCACTAGCCCTCGGCGCGTGCGGATCGGATGATTCGACCGAAGCCACCTCGGGCAGCGCCGGTCAGACAGGAAGCAGCGGGGCAGCCGGAGGCGGTAGCGCAGGCTTCGGGGGCAGCACTGCCGGCAGCGGAGGCTCGGCAGCGGGTGGCGCCGCGGGCACGTCCGGCGCCCCCATGGTAGGCGGAGCCGCAGGCGCCGGGGGAACTGCGGGATCGAGCGGAGGAGGCGCTGCGGGCTCTGGGGGCAGTGGAGGCGGCACAGGGGCAACGGGAGGAACTGGGACAGGCGGCACCGCGGCTCAAACTTGGGTCAGCTTCTTGGGCGGTAGCGACTTCGAGCAGGCCCGGGACGTTGCCGTCGATCCGCAGGGCAACATCGTGGTCGTCGGTGGCACGCGCTCAAAGAACTTCCCGGTAACCGCGGGCGCCTACGACACGACCTTCGCCTCGGGCGGCAGTGCTCTTGGCAACGGCGGCCCTATGGACGTATTCGTCGCGAAACTCAGCCCGACGGGCAAGTTGCTCTGGGCCACCTACGTCGGGGGACCCAACTACGACCGCGCATACGCCGTCGAGACGGATGCGAAGGGCGACATCTACGTCGGTGGCCGCGCGGGCCAGCAGTTCCCGACGACGCCCGGCGTACTGCAACCGAGCTTCGCGGGGGACAACACTGTCAACGCGCTGTACGGGCCGCAGGACGGCTTCGTGCTCAAGCTCAGCTCGGACGGCAAGCAACTGATCTGGTCCACATACTTCGGGGGACCGGGACGCGAGTTCCTCCGTGACCTCGCGGTGGACGCTACCGGCGCCACCTACCCAGGCCTTGCGGCTGTGGGGCCTGGCTTTCCCCACGTCACACTCGGCGCGTTCGACACGAGCCACAACGGCGGATACGACAACGCGGTCGCCAAACTATCGGCAGACGGGAAAACGCTAGTGTGGGGGACGTACCTCGGCGGGTCCAAAGACGAAAGTCCACCAAGCGTCCGCATTCACTCGAGCGGTCAAGTCTACGTCGGCGGGGGTTCGAGTTCAGCAAACATGCCCGTCACCGCGGGCGCTTTTCAAAGCAAGCTCGCGGGCGGGTTCGACTACTACTTCGCGCGACTGAGCAGTGATGGCAAGACCCTGCACGCTTGCACCTACTATGGCGGGACCGGCAACGAAAACACCGAGACGCACACGCTCGCCATCGATCCTCAAGGGAATGCCGTGTTCGGTGCGGTGACGCTTTCCCCCGACCTACCGATGACGCTGGGCGCCCTTCAGCCGGCGCGCAAGGGTACGGCCGACGCTTTCGTCGCCAAGATGTCGCCCAACGGAAACACTCTGGTTGCAGCGACATACCTCGGTGGAAATTCGACCGATGGAATTCAGGGTGTTGCCGTCGACAGTGCAGGCAATGTCTACGTGGGCGGAACGACGAGCTCAGCAGACCTCCCGGTCACCGCCAACGCGTATCAAAGCAAGCACGGCGGTGGAATCGATGCATGGGCGGCGCGCCTATCTCCCGGGTTGAGCCAGATCACGTACTTGACGTACCTGGGCGGTCCCGCAGACGATGAGGGTCGCTCGCTTTGGATTGACGCTTCCGGCAACATTGCGTCCATCGGCCAAAGTGCTTCCCAGGCGCTACCCACTACACCTGGCGCATTTCAAAGCAAGTACGCGGGCGGCACCGACGACGCGTTCGTCGCGCGCTTCGTGCCCTAA
- a CDS encoding sigma-70 family RNA polymerase sigma factor, with the protein MDSLTMGVGSPPAARAAAASREARLRRIVSENFEGAWRFARRLGIPECDVDDVVQEVIWVAARRLDDIRAGSERAFVMATTYRVASDARRARARRNEVGDETLVELPDEQLRPDDLIGQRQARELLDRVLDSMPLEMRAVFVLYEIDGLTMAEIAEGLQLSPGTVASRLRRAREQFETRLQRLQRSKGGPS; encoded by the coding sequence GTGGACAGCTTGACGATGGGGGTAGGCAGCCCCCCAGCGGCCCGGGCGGCTGCCGCGTCGCGCGAGGCTCGTCTGCGCCGCATCGTCAGCGAGAACTTCGAGGGCGCGTGGCGGTTCGCGCGACGCCTCGGCATTCCCGAGTGCGACGTGGATGACGTGGTGCAAGAGGTGATTTGGGTAGCGGCACGCCGACTGGATGACATTCGCGCCGGCAGTGAGCGCGCTTTCGTGATGGCGACGACTTATCGTGTCGCCTCGGACGCGCGGCGTGCCCGCGCGCGCCGCAACGAAGTGGGAGACGAAACTTTGGTCGAGCTGCCCGATGAGCAACTGCGACCCGATGACTTGATCGGACAACGACAGGCGCGAGAGCTGTTGGATCGAGTGCTCGACAGCATGCCCCTCGAGATGCGAGCCGTGTTCGTGCTCTACGAAATCGACGGACTGACCATGGCGGAAATCGCGGAAGGATTGCAGCTCTCTCCAGGAACCGTGGCGTCACGTTTGCGCCGCGCGCGCGAGCAGTTCGAGACGCGTCTGCAGCGCCTGCAACGCAGCAAAGGAGGACCGTCGTGA
- a CDS encoding magnesium transporter: MTTNSRDGSLQALERLIAEGKVDEVEAYLERIPTDARIYWLGQLPPDLAAALLELLSDSRSELAAILIEHLLDSQAADVISMLPPEAAAAIVEAMDSDDRADIVAELDDEQSSAILSHLPPVAAEETRRLASYAPHSAGGLMITEYLAHPMNQTISDVLQDLRANASDYARYDVQYVYVTDAARVLVGVIRLRDLVLSPGEQRISEIMIANPAHVRVDDEGERLQAFFDEHAFFAAPVVDDGGRLVGVLRRAAVQAARAERADRALLAFGGIIGGEELRSMPMGTRTLRRLAFLGPNILLNLVAASVVALYEPTIAAVTALAIFLPMLSDMSGCAGNQAVAVSIRELSLGLLRPRDLWLALRKEIGLGAINGAVLGGLIGAIAWLMRGGQWPLIGVVVGGAMAMNSVVAVAIGGTVPLLLKRLGVDPALAASPILTTFTDLCGFFLTLKLATVLLL, translated from the coding sequence GTGACGACGAACTCCCGAGACGGCTCCCTCCAGGCGCTCGAAAGACTGATCGCCGAGGGCAAGGTCGACGAGGTCGAGGCCTACCTGGAGCGCATCCCGACCGACGCACGGATCTACTGGCTGGGCCAGCTTCCGCCGGACCTCGCTGCAGCTTTGCTGGAGTTGCTGTCGGACAGTCGCTCGGAGCTAGCAGCCATTTTGATCGAGCATCTGCTGGACTCGCAAGCCGCGGACGTGATCAGCATGCTGCCACCCGAGGCGGCCGCCGCGATCGTGGAAGCGATGGACTCCGACGACCGCGCCGACATCGTCGCGGAACTGGACGATGAACAATCGTCCGCGATCCTCTCTCACCTCCCACCGGTCGCAGCGGAAGAGACGCGGCGCTTGGCCAGCTACGCGCCGCACAGTGCTGGGGGCTTGATGATCACCGAGTACTTGGCGCACCCGATGAACCAGACGATCTCGGATGTTCTCCAAGACCTGCGCGCGAACGCCAGCGACTACGCGCGCTACGATGTGCAGTACGTCTACGTGACCGACGCCGCACGAGTCTTGGTGGGCGTCATTCGACTTCGGGATCTGGTGCTGAGCCCGGGAGAGCAGCGCATTTCCGAGATCATGATCGCAAACCCAGCCCACGTGCGAGTGGACGACGAAGGCGAGCGCCTGCAAGCCTTCTTCGACGAACATGCCTTCTTCGCTGCGCCCGTCGTCGACGACGGGGGTCGCTTGGTCGGCGTGCTACGCAGGGCAGCGGTGCAGGCCGCCCGGGCAGAGCGCGCGGATCGCGCCTTGCTGGCCTTCGGCGGCATCATCGGCGGCGAGGAACTGCGCAGCATGCCCATGGGTACGCGAACGCTGCGTCGCTTGGCGTTCCTCGGTCCCAACATCCTGCTGAACCTGGTGGCCGCGTCAGTGGTGGCTTTGTACGAGCCCACCATCGCGGCGGTCACTGCGCTGGCGATTTTCCTGCCAATGCTCTCGGACATGAGCGGGTGCGCGGGCAATCAGGCCGTGGCCGTGAGCATTCGGGAGCTCAGTCTGGGACTGCTGCGTCCGCGGGATCTATGGCTGGCGCTGCGGAAGGAGATCGGCCTTGGCGCGATCAACGGCGCCGTGTTGGGAGGCCTCATCGGCGCAATCGCCTGGCTGATGCGCGGCGGCCAGTGGCCCCTCATCGGTGTGGTCGTGGGCGGCGCCATGGCGATGAACAGCGTCGTCGCAGTGGCAATCGGCGGAACCGTCCCGTTGCTGCTGAAGCGCCTGGGCGTCGATCCCGCCCTGGCCGCCAGTCCGATCCTGACCACCTTCACGGATCTCTGCGGTTTCTTCCTCACCCTGAAGCTCGCCACGGTCCTTCTGCTTTGA
- a CDS encoding DNA topoisomerase IV subunit B, which yields MTGYSADDITVLEGLDPVRKRPGMYIGGVGTAGLHHLVWEIVDNCVDEAMNGHASEVVVTLHKDGQSITVSDNGRGIPVDVHKKHKKPAIEIIFSTLHAGGKFESGNYKTSGGLHGVGASVVNALSSELVATVKRDGAEHEIRFSAGKVVGKLKKVGKARGTGTTVFFRPDPEVFPKTEFSPDTIRERLEVASFLHRGLKVSFIDEARGEKQLYCHEKGIVEYLDKILADRKARSVHDTTFTLFRENGMRVEVVLRWTEATDEHVRSFVNGIPTGSGGTHENGLRAGLVKAMRNYIETHNLTPRGVTLTADDIREGLVGVLSVFLGEPQFQGQTKDRLNNPEAQAAVDGAVRPVLEQWLNENRSVAEQVVHRIILAARAREASRAASAAVTRRSATSGRLTLPGKLSDCISTDRRDTELFIVEGDSAGGSAKQGRDRTRQAILPLRGKVLNTESLGLAKVLENKEIADLVTALGCGVGPNLDLSKLRYDRIVLLADADSDGNHITTLLLTFFYRHLPELIRQGKLYVAVPPLYRIDAGSDTFWAKDDADKTRILAKEVKKNAKPEITRFKGLGEMMPGVLWDTTLNPKTRTLVRVSIDDALETDRIVSELMGKDPSARFHFIMDRAEEAQALDV from the coding sequence ATGACCGGCTACTCAGCAGACGACATCACCGTACTCGAAGGCCTCGACCCGGTGCGCAAGCGGCCCGGCATGTACATCGGTGGCGTCGGAACCGCGGGTCTCCATCACCTGGTCTGGGAGATCGTCGACAACTGCGTCGACGAGGCGATGAACGGCCACGCCAGCGAGGTTGTCGTCACCTTGCACAAGGACGGGCAGTCGATCACCGTGAGCGACAACGGGCGTGGCATCCCCGTCGACGTGCACAAGAAGCACAAGAAGCCCGCCATCGAGATCATCTTTTCGACGCTGCATGCAGGCGGGAAGTTCGAATCCGGCAACTACAAGACCTCGGGGGGCCTGCACGGAGTAGGCGCTAGCGTGGTCAACGCGCTTTCCAGCGAGCTCGTCGCGACGGTGAAGCGCGACGGCGCCGAGCACGAGATTCGCTTTTCCGCCGGCAAGGTAGTCGGCAAGCTGAAGAAGGTGGGAAAAGCGCGAGGCACGGGCACCACCGTGTTCTTCCGACCCGATCCAGAGGTCTTCCCCAAGACCGAGTTTTCGCCGGACACCATTCGAGAGCGGTTGGAGGTCGCCAGCTTCCTTCACCGCGGGCTGAAGGTCAGCTTCATCGACGAGGCCCGCGGCGAAAAGCAGCTCTATTGCCACGAGAAGGGTATCGTCGAGTACCTCGACAAGATCCTGGCCGATCGCAAAGCGCGGAGCGTGCATGACACCACGTTCACTCTCTTCCGCGAGAACGGCATGCGGGTCGAGGTCGTGTTGCGCTGGACCGAGGCCACCGACGAGCACGTGAGGAGCTTCGTCAACGGCATTCCCACGGGGAGCGGCGGCACGCACGAGAACGGGCTGCGCGCCGGGCTGGTCAAGGCGATGCGCAACTACATCGAGACTCACAACCTGACGCCACGAGGGGTCACGCTGACCGCGGACGACATCCGCGAAGGGCTTGTAGGCGTGCTCAGCGTTTTCCTGGGAGAACCCCAGTTCCAGGGGCAAACCAAGGATCGCCTCAACAACCCCGAAGCGCAGGCGGCCGTGGATGGCGCCGTACGGCCCGTGCTCGAGCAGTGGCTCAACGAAAACCGTAGCGTGGCAGAGCAGGTGGTCCATCGCATCATCCTCGCGGCCCGCGCCCGGGAAGCGTCCCGTGCCGCGAGCGCCGCCGTCACGCGTCGAAGTGCGACGAGCGGTCGCTTGACCCTGCCGGGCAAGTTGAGCGATTGCATCAGCACGGATCGACGAGACACCGAACTCTTCATCGTGGAGGGCGACTCCGCCGGTGGCAGCGCCAAACAGGGGCGCGACCGCACCCGTCAGGCCATCTTGCCGCTGCGAGGAAAGGTGCTGAACACGGAGAGCCTCGGGCTGGCGAAAGTCCTCGAAAACAAGGAGATTGCGGACCTGGTCACGGCCCTGGGCTGCGGCGTGGGGCCCAACCTGGACCTGAGCAAGCTGCGCTACGACCGCATCGTGCTCCTCGCAGATGCCGACAGCGACGGCAACCACATCACCACGCTGCTGCTGACCTTCTTCTATCGGCACCTGCCAGAGCTCATTCGCCAAGGAAAACTCTACGTCGCGGTTCCACCGCTCTATCGCATCGACGCGGGCAGCGACACCTTTTGGGCCAAGGACGACGCGGACAAGACGCGGATCCTCGCGAAGGAAGTGAAGAAGAACGCGAAGCCCGAGATCACTCGCTTCAAGGGCTTGGGAGAGATGATGCCCGGCGTGCTCTGGGACACCACGCTCAATCCCAAGACTCGAACGTTGGTGCGCGTCAGCATCGACGACGCCCTGGAGACGGATCGCATCGTCAGCGAACTGATGGGCAAGGATCCCTCGGCCCGCTTCCACTTCATCATGGACCGAGCAGAGGAAGCGCAAGCGCTCGACGTGTAG
- the meaB gene encoding methylmalonyl Co-A mutase-associated GTPase MeaB, with product MVIDEFADLDELWSRILARDRRSLAKAITLVESQRDDHRRLADSLLERVALHGASAERVGISGVPGAGKSTFIETLGLRLIDQGHRVAVLAVDPSSRLSGGSILGDKTRMPRLSAAAEAFIRPSPAAGTLGGVARRTREAMLLCEAAGFDVVLVETVGVGQSEHAVYDLVDSFLLLALAGAGDELQGIKRGILELVDVVCINKADGDNEERATRACAETKAALRLLRGQDCPEVFAVSALTGAGVGDAWNALQAHHARARASGALETRRARQRGQWLDRLLEDGLRGALAAHPTAAARLATLRREVEAGKRSPSAAAREVLEAFLPGSADSED from the coding sequence ATGGTCATCGACGAATTCGCGGATCTCGACGAACTGTGGTCGCGGATCCTTGCGCGCGATCGGCGCAGCCTGGCCAAGGCCATCACGCTCGTGGAGAGCCAGCGCGACGATCACCGCCGACTCGCCGATTCACTTCTCGAGCGTGTCGCGCTGCACGGCGCCAGCGCGGAGCGCGTCGGCATCAGCGGCGTGCCTGGTGCGGGCAAGAGCACGTTCATCGAGACCCTGGGGCTGCGCCTCATCGACCAAGGACACCGCGTGGCGGTCCTGGCCGTGGACCCGTCCAGTCGCCTCTCCGGCGGCAGCATATTGGGCGATAAGACGCGCATGCCGCGCCTCTCCGCAGCCGCGGAAGCATTCATTCGCCCCAGTCCGGCTGCCGGAACCCTCGGCGGCGTGGCGCGCCGCACGCGGGAAGCCATGCTGCTCTGTGAAGCCGCGGGCTTCGACGTGGTGCTCGTGGAAACCGTCGGCGTGGGGCAGAGCGAGCACGCCGTCTACGATCTGGTCGACTCGTTTCTACTGCTCGCGCTGGCGGGTGCGGGCGACGAATTGCAGGGCATCAAGCGGGGCATCCTAGAGTTGGTTGACGTCGTCTGCATCAACAAGGCCGATGGCGACAATGAAGAGCGGGCGACGCGCGCCTGCGCCGAGACAAAGGCGGCGCTCCGCCTGCTTCGCGGGCAAGATTGCCCCGAGGTGTTCGCGGTGAGCGCGCTCACGGGCGCCGGCGTGGGAGACGCTTGGAATGCGCTTCAGGCGCATCACGCAAGGGCACGCGCTTCCGGCGCGCTCGAAACGCGGCGCGCGCGGCAGCGCGGCCAGTGGTTGGATCGATTGCTCGAGGACGGCCTACGCGGTGCCCTCGCCGCCCATCCCACCGCGGCCGCGCGCCTGGCCACGTTGCGACGCGAAGTCGAGGCAGGCAAGCGCAGTCCAAGCGCGGCCGCCCGAGAAGTGCTGGAAGCCTTCCTCCCCGGGTCGGCGGACTCGGAAGACTGA